One genomic region from Rubinisphaera margarita encodes:
- the dcd gene encoding dCTP deaminase → MILTGQEIKAQLGTNIVIEPYDDSRLNPNSYNLTLHDEILVYEEIVLDMARPNRYTRYKIPADGMVLSPNQLYLGRTAERTETHNLVPMLEGRSSIGRLGLFVHITAGFGDVGFCGYWTLEMFAVQPIRIYPGVPICQIFYHTITGDVTEYSSGKYQRNQDIQPSLLYRDFEKEDRQMRLGFDEKE, encoded by the coding sequence ATGATTTTGACAGGCCAGGAAATCAAGGCTCAGCTCGGCACGAACATCGTCATCGAACCGTATGACGATAGCCGGCTCAACCCGAACAGTTATAATTTGACGTTGCACGATGAGATCCTCGTTTATGAGGAAATCGTGCTCGATATGGCGCGGCCGAACCGGTACACGCGGTACAAGATTCCGGCCGATGGCATGGTCCTCAGCCCGAATCAGCTGTATCTCGGACGGACCGCCGAACGGACCGAAACGCACAATCTGGTGCCGATGCTCGAAGGGCGTTCGTCGATCGGGCGGCTCGGGCTCTTCGTGCACATTACGGCCGGCTTCGGCGATGTCGGATTCTGCGGCTACTGGACGCTCGAAATGTTCGCCGTCCAGCCGATTCGCATCTATCCCGGCGTGCCGATCTGCCAGATCTTTTATCACACCATCACCGGCGACGTGACGGAATACTCAAGCGGCAAGTATCAGCGGAATCAGGATATTCAGCCGAGCCTGCTGTATCGCGACTTCGAAAAAGAAGACCGCCAGATGCGGCTCGGATTCGACGAGAAAGAATGA
- a CDS encoding Gfo/Idh/MocA family protein encodes MTVDEVERMVTVCRNAKVCFDEGVMWYHHPRAAKMQRVVASGRLGQIRRVTSAFSFPWQSTVKPEDEYRLRAEEGGGSLMDLGWYCIGAALWVFGSLPESVQGRQTPAAPEADESFSGWLHFSEHQEAFFDCSRTMTSRRWIEIAGTEGSLVCDDFTRPWKEDKCRFWVHDAQGNAEVVESATDNQETCMIENFSQRVLSGEIDPEQGKRALQTQRVVEALQLSARDRQPVDLQS; translated from the coding sequence TTGACTGTCGACGAAGTCGAGCGGATGGTCACCGTCTGTCGGAATGCGAAGGTCTGCTTCGATGAAGGGGTGATGTGGTATCATCACCCGCGAGCCGCGAAGATGCAGAGGGTGGTCGCCTCCGGTCGGCTCGGGCAGATTCGCCGCGTGACGTCCGCCTTCAGTTTCCCCTGGCAGAGCACGGTGAAACCCGAAGATGAGTATCGTCTGCGCGCCGAAGAGGGAGGCGGCAGCCTGATGGACCTCGGCTGGTACTGCATCGGAGCCGCGCTGTGGGTCTTCGGTTCGCTCCCGGAATCGGTGCAGGGACGGCAGACTCCCGCCGCTCCCGAAGCAGATGAGAGTTTCAGCGGCTGGCTCCATTTCTCCGAGCATCAGGAAGCCTTCTTCGACTGCTCCCGAACAATGACATCCCGCCGCTGGATCGAAATCGCCGGCACCGAGGGTTCACTCGTGTGCGATGACTTCACGCGTCCCTGGAAAGAAGACAAATGCCGCTTCTGGGTGCACGATGCCCAGGGCAACGCCGAGGTGGTTGAGTCGGCGACTGATAATCAGGAGACCTGCATGATCGAGAACTTCTCGCAACGGGTCCTGAGTGGCGAGATCGATCCTGAGCAAGGGAAGCGAGCACTGCAGACCCAGCGAGTCGTCGAAGCGCTGCAGTTGAGCGCCCGAGACCGTCAACCTGTGGACTTGCAATCGTAG
- a CDS encoding RNA polymerase sigma factor, giving the protein MALTEADRELIKNCLQRKPAAWQRFINRFVGVFVHAIRHTAECHSYPLNDADIDEISAEILATIVSNEFQTLRLFRGKSSLATYLAVVSRRVAVKEIAKRRKQSAPPASAAKKQPATDHAGEAEVLTRDQLDYLIKSLSDQEANIVRAYHLDGKSYKEISTLYGVPENSIGPVLSRAREYMRRMA; this is encoded by the coding sequence ATGGCTTTAACGGAAGCGGATCGCGAACTGATCAAGAACTGCCTGCAGCGCAAGCCCGCTGCATGGCAGAGGTTCATCAACCGCTTCGTCGGCGTCTTCGTACACGCGATTCGTCACACCGCGGAATGCCACAGCTACCCGCTCAACGACGCCGACATCGATGAGATCTCCGCCGAGATCCTCGCCACCATCGTCTCGAACGAGTTCCAGACACTCCGCCTTTTCCGCGGCAAGAGCTCGCTGGCAACGTATCTGGCTGTTGTATCGCGTCGAGTCGCCGTGAAAGAGATCGCCAAACGCCGCAAGCAGTCGGCTCCTCCCGCTTCGGCCGCCAAAAAGCAGCCCGCAACCGATCATGCGGGCGAAGCCGAAGTGCTGACCCGCGACCAGCTCGATTACCTGATCAAATCGCTTTCCGATCAGGAAGCCAACATCGTCCGTGCCTATCACCTGGACGGCAAGAGCTACAAAGAGATCAGCACCCTCTACGGCGTCCCCGAAAACAGCATCGGCCCCGTCCTCAGCCGCGCCCGGGAATACATGCGCCGCATGGCGTAA
- a CDS encoding 2,3-bisphosphoglycerate-independent phosphoglycerate mutase, whose product MNLHDLTRELQRKNDSKIVMLVADGLGGLPQQPGGQTELESAKTPNLDALAKKGTLGLSTPVLPGVTPGSGPGHLGLFGYDPIEYNIGRGVLEALGIDFELGPKDVAIRGNYCSLDENGNISDRRAGRIGSDVGAKLCEKLDKIEIPGVEVFVRHVKEYRLVIVFRGEGLGGDVADTDPQRTGVAPLEPTAKAAGSEKTVEIAKEFLKQAREVLKDDFPANFLTLRGIAKKPEIPTYEEVYGTRSAAIAVYPMYRGLARLVGMDVLDAGQTLDDQCNRLEAAWNDYDFFFMHFKYTDSTGEDGNFAKKVERIEELDAAVPRITALNPDVLIVTGDHSTPSMMKSHSWHPVPTMISADTCRFDACDTFGESSCLKGGLGQFEAKYLMSLALAHAGRLEKYGA is encoded by the coding sequence ATGAACCTGCACGATCTGACTCGGGAACTTCAGCGGAAAAACGACTCCAAGATTGTGATGCTCGTCGCCGATGGACTGGGCGGTCTCCCCCAGCAGCCGGGTGGACAGACGGAACTCGAATCGGCCAAGACACCGAATCTCGACGCCCTCGCCAAGAAAGGGACGCTCGGACTGAGCACCCCGGTTCTTCCCGGCGTCACCCCCGGAAGCGGCCCTGGGCACCTGGGATTGTTCGGCTACGACCCGATCGAATACAACATCGGCCGCGGCGTGCTGGAAGCCCTCGGCATCGATTTCGAACTCGGCCCCAAGGACGTGGCCATTCGCGGTAACTACTGCAGCCTGGATGAGAACGGCAACATCTCCGATCGCCGGGCCGGCCGCATCGGCAGCGATGTCGGAGCCAAACTCTGCGAGAAGCTCGACAAGATCGAGATCCCCGGCGTCGAAGTTTTCGTTCGCCACGTGAAGGAATATCGTCTGGTCATCGTCTTCCGCGGCGAAGGGCTCGGCGGCGATGTGGCTGATACCGACCCGCAGCGAACCGGCGTCGCTCCGCTCGAACCGACCGCCAAAGCCGCCGGTTCGGAGAAGACCGTTGAGATCGCCAAGGAATTCCTGAAGCAGGCTCGCGAAGTTCTGAAGGACGACTTCCCGGCCAACTTCCTCACGCTCCGCGGCATCGCTAAGAAGCCGGAGATCCCGACGTACGAAGAAGTTTACGGCACCCGCTCAGCTGCTATCGCCGTTTACCCGATGTATCGCGGCCTGGCCCGCCTCGTCGGCATGGACGTGCTCGATGCCGGACAGACGCTGGACGATCAGTGCAACCGCCTCGAAGCCGCCTGGAACGATTACGACTTCTTTTTCATGCATTTCAAATATACCGATTCGACCGGTGAAGACGGCAATTTCGCAAAGAAAGTCGAACGGATCGAAGAGCTCGACGCCGCCGTGCCGCGGATTACGGCTCTGAATCCCGACGTGCTCATCGTCACCGGCGATCACAGCACGCCGAGCATGATGAAGTCGCACAGCTGGCACCCGGTGCCGACGATGATCAGTGCCGACACCTGCCGCTTCGATGCCTGCGATACGTTCGGGGAATCGAGTTGCCTGAAGGGGGGACTGGGGCAATTTGAGGCAAAATATCTGATGTCGTTAGCTTTAGCCCATGCCGGACGACTGGAAAAATACGGCGCGTGA
- a CDS encoding Gfo/Idh/MocA family oxidoreductase → MTESSAFSRRDLLKTSATVGAVVAASGISSRAFAAGNETIQVALVGCGGRGTGAAANALETQQGPVKLVAMADVFENRMSQSYNALNGRYSDKMDVPEDRKFIGFDAYQQAMDCLKPGDVVILTTPPAFRWVHYKYAIDKGLNVFMEKPVTVDGPTSRKMLELNELAKDKNLKVGVGLMCRHCEARGELHDRIQNGEIGDIVLLRAYRQAGPTGSAFAPPHGDDMNELMYQVKNFHGFLWLSGGAYSDFLIHNIDESCWMKDAWPVKAKGSGGRHYRGKYVDQNFDNYSVEYTFADGTKMFLEGRTMPGCDKEFASYAHGTKGSAVISTSAHHPAKCRIYKGQNFVDSDLKWEFGRKEPNPYQLEWEHLMAAIRNDKEYNEVERGVMASAVTSMGRMSCHTGRTITLDEIMNCDHEFAPQVAQLTLDGDAPLMKDKNGNYPIPMPGLKTKREY, encoded by the coding sequence ATGACGGAGTCTTCCGCCTTTTCACGACGTGATCTCCTCAAAACTTCGGCCACTGTCGGAGCCGTGGTGGCTGCCAGTGGCATCTCGAGCCGGGCCTTTGCTGCCGGGAACGAAACGATTCAGGTCGCACTGGTCGGTTGCGGCGGACGCGGCACCGGAGCAGCGGCTAATGCTCTGGAAACTCAGCAGGGGCCGGTCAAGCTGGTCGCCATGGCCGACGTCTTCGAGAATCGGATGAGCCAGAGCTATAACGCACTGAATGGCCGCTACAGCGACAAGATGGACGTGCCGGAAGATCGCAAGTTCATCGGCTTCGATGCCTACCAGCAGGCCATGGACTGCCTGAAGCCGGGCGATGTCGTGATTCTGACCACGCCCCCCGCCTTCCGCTGGGTCCACTACAAGTACGCCATCGACAAGGGCTTGAACGTCTTCATGGAGAAGCCGGTCACCGTCGATGGTCCCACGAGCCGCAAGATGCTCGAACTCAACGAACTGGCCAAAGACAAGAACCTGAAAGTCGGCGTCGGCCTGATGTGCCGCCACTGCGAAGCTCGCGGCGAGCTGCACGATCGCATTCAGAATGGCGAGATCGGCGACATCGTCCTGCTGCGGGCTTACCGTCAGGCTGGTCCGACCGGGTCCGCATTCGCTCCGCCGCACGGCGATGACATGAACGAGCTGATGTATCAGGTCAAGAACTTCCACGGCTTCCTCTGGCTGAGCGGGGGCGCTTACAGCGACTTCCTGATTCACAACATCGATGAATCGTGCTGGATGAAAGATGCCTGGCCGGTGAAGGCCAAGGGCTCGGGCGGACGTCACTATCGCGGCAAGTATGTCGATCAGAACTTCGACAACTACTCGGTGGAGTACACCTTCGCTGATGGGACGAAGATGTTCCTGGAAGGCCGCACGATGCCGGGCTGCGACAAGGAATTCGCCAGCTACGCGCACGGCACGAAGGGCTCGGCTGTGATTTCGACCTCGGCTCACCATCCGGCGAAGTGCCGCATCTACAAGGGGCAGAACTTCGTCGACAGCGATCTGAAATGGGAATTCGGCCGCAAGGAGCCGAACCCGTATCAGCTCGAATGGGAACACCTGATGGCCGCCATCCGCAACGACAAGGAATACAACGAAGTCGAACGCGGCGTCATGGCCTCCGCAGTCACCTCGATGGGCCGCATGTCCTGCCACACCGGCCGGACAATCACGCTCGACGAGATCATGAACTGCGACCACGAATTCGCCCCCCAGGTCGCCCAACTGACTCTCGACGGCGACGCCCCGCTGATGAAAGACAAGAACGGCAACTACCCCATCCCCATGCCGGGCCTGAAGACGAAACGCGAATACTAA
- a CDS encoding ATP-dependent nuclease translates to MNLQTISVSNYRSITTAKKIRLDRTTVLIGPNNEGKSNILRALVLAMTALTRGRVVSGSGRFRRVGYNVQGYKWEMDFPINKQAKQPKGETEIILEFKLEDAEYAEFQKEVKSKITGLLPLKLQIGKAGVTVTFHKKGRGAATLSKKSSKIAEFVSNRIEFEHIPAVRTAESAQDIVYELVSRSLEALEQDPVYIEALNTVASLQNPILDSLSDNIHNTLHQFLPQVKKVEIKMPEELRFRAFRRGVTVSVDDGTLTPLEYKGDGVQSLAALAMIRHASTHAGKGKSFVIAIEEPESHLHPKAIHELKEVIDDLGKQHQVIITSHNPLFVDRRVLTSNIIVNNKKAQAATNVEEIRNILGVRASDNLRNAEMVLVVEGEDDVSSIRAILGARSTYLTKCFDNGSLALDSLGGGTNLRYKLSLLRDSICLYHVFLDYDKCGQESYDAAKRAGLLEDGQINFARASGRTESELEDLVDVGVYKGAIEAKYRISLDNPRFKGRKKWSDRIKDVFVAHGKPWSNETKNDVKNLVAEQISADPSNAISAINDTVVDGLTSALEGRLQEKEKAQQDASCSA, encoded by the coding sequence ATGAATCTTCAAACGATTTCGGTTTCAAATTACCGAAGCATCACTACAGCTAAGAAGATCCGGCTGGACAGGACTACTGTCTTGATCGGTCCCAACAATGAGGGAAAGTCAAATATTCTTAGAGCATTGGTCCTGGCCATGACTGCGCTTACCCGGGGGCGCGTGGTGTCCGGGTCGGGTAGATTCAGAAGGGTCGGCTACAACGTCCAAGGCTATAAGTGGGAAATGGACTTCCCAATCAATAAGCAGGCCAAACAGCCGAAGGGCGAAACCGAGATCATTCTCGAGTTCAAACTGGAAGACGCTGAGTACGCTGAGTTCCAGAAAGAGGTGAAGAGCAAAATTACTGGATTGCTTCCCCTAAAGCTCCAAATCGGCAAGGCCGGAGTCACAGTGACTTTTCACAAGAAAGGACGTGGTGCAGCAACTCTCTCGAAGAAGTCATCGAAGATAGCAGAGTTTGTTTCCAACCGAATTGAGTTTGAACATATTCCTGCTGTTCGTACGGCGGAATCGGCGCAAGATATTGTATATGAACTTGTTAGTCGGTCGCTCGAGGCGCTTGAGCAAGATCCTGTTTACATCGAAGCGCTTAACACCGTGGCAAGCCTTCAGAATCCAATCTTGGATTCCCTCTCAGATAATATCCACAATACGCTACACCAGTTTTTACCTCAGGTGAAAAAAGTTGAAATTAAGATGCCAGAAGAGCTACGATTTCGAGCCTTCCGTCGAGGCGTAACCGTCTCGGTTGACGATGGCACCTTGACTCCTTTGGAATACAAAGGCGATGGCGTCCAGTCTCTGGCAGCCTTAGCAATGATTCGTCACGCTTCCACTCACGCTGGAAAGGGGAAGAGTTTCGTAATTGCAATTGAAGAGCCTGAGTCCCACCTTCATCCGAAGGCGATTCATGAACTTAAGGAGGTTATCGACGATCTCGGGAAGCAGCACCAAGTCATCATCACGTCGCACAATCCACTTTTTGTTGATCGACGCGTTCTCACCAGCAACATCATCGTTAACAATAAAAAAGCCCAAGCGGCTACTAACGTGGAAGAGATTCGCAATATTCTTGGGGTGAGAGCGTCTGATAACCTAAGAAACGCTGAGATGGTGTTGGTTGTCGAGGGTGAGGATGATGTTTCTTCGATTCGGGCAATTTTGGGGGCCCGATCTACATACCTGACAAAGTGTTTTGATAATGGATCGCTCGCTCTCGATTCACTGGGAGGCGGTACGAACTTGCGGTATAAGCTTAGCTTGTTGCGAGATTCGATTTGTCTCTATCACGTGTTCCTGGATTACGATAAATGCGGCCAAGAGTCATACGACGCGGCGAAACGCGCCGGGCTTCTTGAAGATGGTCAGATTAACTTTGCGCGCGCATCTGGCCGGACAGAGAGCGAGCTTGAAGATCTCGTTGATGTAGGTGTATATAAGGGGGCTATCGAAGCCAAGTATCGGATTTCACTCGATAACCCAAGGTTTAAGGGAAGGAAGAAGTGGTCAGACAGGATCAAGGATGTGTTTGTTGCTCATGGGAAGCCTTGGAGTAACGAAACAAAGAACGATGTCAAAAACCTTGTTGCTGAACAGATTTCTGCCGATCCGTCGAACGCGATAAGCGCGATAAACGATACAGTCGTCGACGGCTTGACTTCGGCGCTTGAAGGTAGGCTACAAGAGAAGGAAAAAGCCCAACAGGACGCTTCATGCAGCGCGTAA
- a CDS encoding YfbM family protein → MSMIYVIQQASEDTIGKLHETPRLIYSFVGGEVPEPRSHGFFARLLGARYHRPVSSAPVTFETVDEICDLDKAWHGLHFLLTGLDWEGDPPAAFLLNWGTEIGNVDLGYGPARSFTPGETGQIHEFLQRTDVTTLRSRFDATTMMDLDIYPSIWDRDPTEDSLGYLLEFFEALRRYVSSAFVRRYGLIVHLG, encoded by the coding sequence ATGAGCATGATCTACGTCATCCAACAGGCGTCGGAGGATACGATCGGAAAACTGCATGAGACTCCCCGCCTGATCTATTCATTTGTTGGCGGAGAAGTACCGGAGCCACGATCTCACGGGTTCTTCGCCAGGCTACTGGGAGCCAGGTATCACCGTCCTGTTTCAAGTGCACCGGTCACGTTCGAAACTGTCGACGAGATTTGCGACCTCGACAAGGCATGGCACGGCCTGCACTTTCTACTCACCGGATTGGATTGGGAAGGAGATCCGCCGGCCGCATTTCTCCTCAACTGGGGAACGGAGATCGGCAACGTCGACCTTGGATACGGACCGGCTCGCTCGTTCACCCCTGGAGAAACGGGCCAGATCCACGAATTTTTGCAGCGCACTGATGTCACGACACTTCGTTCACGATTCGACGCGACGACGATGATGGATTTGGATATCTACCCGTCAATATGGGATCGTGATCCGACGGAAGATTCCCTTGGATACTTACTCGAATTTTTCGAAGCCCTCCGGCGGTACGTTTCCAGCGCATTCGTTCGACGCTACGGCTTGATCGTACACCTTGGATAA
- a CDS encoding rhodanese-like domain-containing protein codes for MQSLETTQLERMIDNNDDFLLVNTLSEEDFAKTEIPGSVNIPQSDADFADKVESTAGGKDKPIVVYCASQQCNSSTRGAEKLERAGFETVYDYEGGAKAWTESGHVLAVPEEVERT; via the coding sequence ATGCAATCGCTCGAAACAACGCAGCTGGAGCGCATGATCGACAACAACGACGATTTCCTGCTCGTGAACACCCTGTCCGAAGAGGATTTCGCCAAAACCGAAATCCCCGGCTCGGTGAACATTCCCCAGAGCGACGCCGACTTCGCCGACAAAGTCGAATCCACCGCCGGCGGCAAAGACAAGCCGATCGTCGTCTATTGCGCCAGCCAGCAATGCAACTCCTCAACCAGGGGAGCCGAGAAACTCGAAAGAGCAGGCTTCGAAACGGTCTACGACTACGAAGGCGGCGCCAAAGCCTGGACCGAATCCGGCCACGTGTTAGCCGTGCCGGAAGAAGTCGAGCGGACCTAA
- a CDS encoding PP2C family protein-serine/threonine phosphatase codes for MKPNRLPTTMIWAIVIATAVPTLMWLLGWGVDYSQTNLQARAIGQENVTAYVVQQYLIGRALHTILEWTAVCIALMTGVLSFVHFRLKHDVTTPIIGTALFFSGMLDACNILAADGIIPGVENLNNFLPFTWAASRTFNVAILAAGTLPFLIRKRPPSHPEPRGETRILFVMAGLFGLLAYLIIQVLAIAFPVPDALYPELWVPRPWESIPLLFWIVLGSILLPKFYRKYPNIFSHSLMWCALPATLLHLVAGLGSRELFDANFFNAYLLKIIAYCTPLIGLLLDYKNAYRAEIELEKTASKLDAARQIAESLLPADHPEVPGIDAAGVSFASEAVGGDFYDYFELADGRFGFVVSDVSGHDLAASLLAAQTRAYLRAYAASHSDLADIMKRLNESLVEDTKHRRFVTMFVGAIDTSLAGFEYAAAGHQGFLIRANGKVEVLDSNGLPVGMTRQNEIGVTHTSRLHRGDTVLIVTDGITEAMSPSGEQYGIQRLLDLICVEHERDVHEIADLLYTDVTRFCANVRPVDDVTILLLRWLDEAP; via the coding sequence ATGAAGCCGAACCGACTTCCGACCACCATGATCTGGGCCATCGTCATTGCGACGGCGGTCCCCACGCTCATGTGGCTTCTCGGCTGGGGAGTCGACTATTCGCAGACGAACCTGCAGGCCCGTGCAATCGGCCAGGAGAATGTCACCGCATATGTCGTCCAGCAGTATCTGATCGGCCGCGCGTTACACACGATTCTGGAGTGGACGGCTGTCTGCATCGCTCTGATGACCGGCGTTCTGTCGTTCGTCCACTTTCGGCTCAAGCACGATGTCACGACGCCGATTATCGGCACCGCTCTCTTCTTCTCCGGAATGCTCGATGCCTGCAACATTCTCGCGGCCGATGGCATCATCCCCGGGGTCGAGAATCTGAATAACTTCCTTCCCTTCACCTGGGCGGCTTCGAGAACGTTTAACGTCGCCATCCTCGCGGCGGGCACGCTGCCGTTTCTCATTCGCAAGCGGCCCCCCAGCCATCCCGAGCCGCGAGGCGAAACGCGCATTCTGTTCGTGATGGCCGGACTGTTCGGGCTGCTCGCCTATCTGATTATCCAGGTGCTCGCGATCGCCTTTCCGGTTCCCGATGCGCTCTATCCAGAACTGTGGGTCCCGCGCCCCTGGGAATCGATTCCGCTTCTCTTCTGGATCGTTCTCGGCTCCATCCTGTTGCCGAAGTTCTACCGGAAGTATCCGAACATCTTTTCGCACAGCCTGATGTGGTGTGCTCTGCCCGCGACGCTGCTGCATCTGGTCGCCGGACTCGGTTCGCGGGAGCTGTTCGATGCCAACTTCTTCAATGCCTACCTGCTGAAGATCATCGCCTACTGCACGCCGCTGATCGGGCTGCTGCTCGATTACAAGAACGCCTACCGAGCCGAGATCGAACTGGAAAAGACCGCCTCCAAACTCGACGCCGCTCGTCAAATCGCCGAAAGCCTCCTCCCAGCCGATCATCCGGAAGTCCCCGGCATCGACGCCGCTGGCGTCTCGTTTGCTTCCGAAGCCGTCGGGGGTGATTTCTACGACTATTTCGAACTGGCCGACGGCCGCTTCGGGTTCGTCGTCAGCGATGTCAGCGGGCACGATCTGGCCGCCTCATTGCTCGCCGCTCAAACCCGCGCTTATCTGCGGGCCTACGCCGCGTCGCACTCCGATCTGGCCGACATTATGAAACGCCTCAACGAGTCGCTCGTCGAGGACACCAAGCATCGTCGCTTCGTCACCATGTTCGTCGGCGCGATCGATACCAGCCTCGCGGGCTTCGAGTACGCGGCCGCTGGCCATCAGGGCTTTCTCATTCGTGCCAACGGCAAGGTCGAAGTCCTCGATTCCAACGGCCTGCCGGTCGGAATGACGCGGCAGAACGAAATCGGCGTGACGCACACCTCGCGACTGCATCGGGGAGATACCGTCCTCATCGTGACCGACGGCATCACCGAAGCGATGTCGCCTTCCGGGGAACAGTACGGCATCCAGCGTCTGCTCGATCTGATCTGCGTCGAGCACGAACGCGACGTCCACGAAATCGCCGACCTGCTCTACACCGACGTCACCCGCTTCTGCGCTAATGTCCGTCCAGTCGATGACGTCACCATTCTCCTGCTCCGCTGGCTGGATGAAGCCCCGTAA
- a CDS encoding formyltetrahydrofolate deformylase produces the protein MQVTITAVGPDNRGLADPIVHYVTGAGANIYEIQMYDRDSEHLFAMMLRLDWPTEVEPVDVLRKRLDEIGRLKGLSIRTWARDEHQRPPRLAICTTYRPEISLALLRNIRDGRLKAQAAVMLGNREACRNVAEQFEVPWESIGDDNGKPDNDKFVEILDKYEVDYIILARYMQILPPRLCWEFAGGRIINLHHGLLPSFPGFRPYHDAYSHHMLTYGATAHFIVPELDAGNQIINQTAFTVLPGTPLNDIIRQGESDNEPTCLVEAVRRVVDREVELHFHRVVRTVRS, from the coding sequence ATGCAAGTGACTATAACGGCTGTTGGACCTGATAATCGAGGGCTCGCCGATCCCATCGTCCACTACGTGACCGGAGCCGGGGCGAACATCTACGAAATCCAGATGTACGACCGCGATTCCGAGCATCTGTTCGCCATGATGCTCCGTCTCGACTGGCCCACCGAGGTCGAACCGGTCGATGTCCTCCGGAAGCGCCTCGACGAAATCGGCCGCCTCAAAGGACTCTCGATTCGCACCTGGGCCCGCGATGAACACCAGCGACCGCCCCGCCTGGCGATCTGCACCACGTATCGCCCCGAGATCTCGCTCGCCCTGCTCCGCAACATTCGCGACGGTCGCCTCAAAGCGCAGGCAGCCGTCATGCTGGGGAACCGCGAAGCCTGTCGCAACGTCGCCGAGCAGTTCGAGGTTCCCTGGGAGAGCATCGGCGATGACAACGGCAAGCCCGATAACGACAAGTTCGTCGAGATCCTCGACAAGTACGAAGTCGACTACATCATTCTCGCCCGCTACATGCAGATTCTCCCCCCGCGGCTCTGCTGGGAATTCGCCGGCGGACGCATCATCAATCTGCATCATGGCCTGCTTCCCTCGTTCCCGGGATTCCGGCCGTACCACGATGCCTACAGCCATCACATGCTCACCTACGGAGCGACGGCTCACTTCATCGTTCCCGAACTCGACGCCGGCAATCAGATCATCAATCAGACTGCGTTCACCGTTCTGCCCGGAACGCCCTTGAATGACATCATTCGTCAGGGAGAATCGGACAACGAGCCGACCTGTCTGGTCGAAGCCGTGCGCCGCGTCGTCGATCGCGAAGTGGAACTGCATTTCCATCGCGTCGTCCGCACAGTCCGCTCCTGA
- a CDS encoding HIT family protein, with product MSLETIWAPWRLSYVAKDEPAEKKSTTPPGEKPCFLCQYRESPADDAENFVLLRGEKTFVVFNRYPYNNGHLLIAPQQHLGDIEEIPVDVQAECQAMLVKMTKLLRSVINPDGFNVGLNLGHVAGAGLPGHLHWHIVPRWNGDTNFMPVLGDTKVIPQSLEALYAALKEKLDEDKSGR from the coding sequence ATGTCACTGGAAACGATCTGGGCGCCATGGCGATTGTCCTACGTGGCGAAGGACGAGCCGGCGGAAAAAAAGTCTACCACCCCACCGGGCGAGAAACCGTGCTTTCTTTGTCAGTATCGGGAATCTCCCGCCGACGATGCCGAAAACTTCGTGTTACTCCGGGGAGAGAAGACATTCGTGGTCTTCAATCGCTACCCCTACAACAACGGGCACCTGCTGATTGCCCCCCAGCAGCATCTGGGCGATATTGAAGAGATTCCGGTCGACGTCCAGGCGGAGTGTCAGGCGATGCTGGTCAAAATGACGAAGCTCCTGCGGAGCGTGATTAATCCCGATGGCTTCAATGTCGGGCTGAATCTCGGTCACGTCGCCGGGGCAGGGCTCCCGGGGCATCTGCACTGGCATATTGTGCCCCGCTGGAACGGCGACACGAATTTCATGCCGGTTCTGGGCGATACGAAGGTGATTCCGCAATCGCTGGAAGCTCTGTACGCGGCTCTGAAAGAGAAGCTGGATGAAGACAAGTCGGGCCGGTGA